In Homalodisca vitripennis isolate AUS2020 unplaced genomic scaffold, UT_GWSS_2.1 ScUCBcl_4293;HRSCAF=10388, whole genome shotgun sequence, a single window of DNA contains:
- the LOC124372895 gene encoding tigger transposable element-derived protein 2-like, translating into MKDVVYWVSEAWDNVREDTIRRSWRKLFGIEKASRQETAAPENQPRACPPENEELVNLCNHLPVAEPISAEDISEWINGDEDQALTDDVIIQMLNQPEDDDNDEPDGATEKISHTEGLRTIEGALAYIEQQETATTNDLVWLRRWRKQGG; encoded by the exons ATGAAAGATGTTGTCTACTGGGTGTCAGAAGCTTGGGATAACGTTAGGGAGGACACTATAAGAAGGTCATGGCGCAAACTTTTCGGAATTGAAAAGGCAAGCCGCCAAGAGACAGCTGCTCCTGAAAACCAGCCAAGAGCATGTCCTCCTGAAAATGAAGAGCTTGTGAATCTTTGTAACCACCTTCCAGTGGCTGAGCCCATCAGTGCAGAGGACATCAGTGAATGGATCAATGGAGATGAGGATCAGGCCCTAACTGATGACGTGATTATCCAGATGCTCAACCAACCAGAAGATGATGACaa cgaTGAACCTGATGGGGCGACTGAGAAAATATCACATACAGAAGGTCTAAGAACGATCGAGGGAGCACTGGCATACATTGAACAACAAGAAACCGCAACAACAAACGATTTAGTTTGGCTGCGACGCTGGCGCAAACAGGGCGGCTAG